GGCTTTAGTAATTCATCTCAGAATCCTATACTGTTCAAACTGGGCGGAAGAGAACTTAGAGTCCCGTCTTCTCATTTTACGCTCGgggaaattgagactcagaggGGTTGTGAGTTGAATAAGGGCCCACAGCGGGTTTAAGCCTGAGTGAGGAGGGGCCTGAGCCAGGCCCAGGAAGACCAGCCTGCAAGCCTCATCCAGCACACGGCTCACCTGTCCCCTCTGTGTACTCAGCTCTTGGCTTGTCTCTCACCTACTTGTGTGCAACTGCAGTAACTGTCAGAAGCTGGATGGAGTGACTAAAAAGGAATGTTTCAAAGGCATACAAGGAAATCTGTTGATGCtcattgtttatattttaaaatatttttttcttaggtttaaacacagaagaaaacattctttgatggctttgagggtggggaggaagggaaggagaggagtattcactaattagtagacaagaattattttaggtgaagggaagggtagagcacataatacaggggaagtcagcacaactggactaaaccaaaagcaatgaagtttccttatacaaccaaacacttcaggggacagagtagcagaggtgggggatctggggacatctaggtcaattggcataataaagtcttttaagaaaacgttctatgtcccactttgatgagtggcatctggggtcttaaagctagcaagtggccatctaagatgcaacaattggtctcaatccacctggagtgaaggagaataaagaacaccaaagacacaaggaaaatatgagcccaagagacagaaagagccacaaaaaccagagactccatcctcctgagaccagaagaagtagatggtgcccagctaccaccaatgactgccctgacagggaacacaatagcaaatccctgatggagcaggagaaaagtggggtgcaaaactcaaattctactaaaaagacctcatttaatggtctgactgagagttgAGGAACCCCAAAGGACATGGCCCCggactctttgttagcccaaaactaaaaccattctcaaagccaactcttcagacaaagattagagtggactataagacataaaatgatactggtgaggagtgtgcttcttagctcaagtagacacatgagactatgtgggcagctcctgtatgagggcaaaatgagaaggcagagggagacaggagctggttgaatggacacgggaaatacagagtggagagaggaAGTGTGccatcacattgtagggagagcaactagggctaGATAACAAAGtgtttataagtttttatatgagaaaatgacttgaattgtaaactttcactttaaggacaataaaagaaagaagctattaaccaaaaaaataaataaaatacttttcCTTGCTGCTGTGTCACATAAACCCagacacccagtgctgtcgagtcgattccgactcatagcgaccctacaggacagagtagaaccgccccacagagtttccaaggagcgcctggaggattcgaactgccgacccgcTGTGTCACATAGATATCTTAAAAAATTCCATCAGAATATTTTGACTCGTAACATACTGCTGCTGCTGTCCCATGGTGGCTGacactgttcatgccatgtatgtATATGGTTTTGTTATGACTTACATAACTCGTGGTTAAGTGATTATTTTTCATGCACAGTGTTGCTGAGATTAGTTTATCTGTTTTCCAAGCACTGGAACtgttccaatttatttattttttttgttttaatttttcttattgtagtaaatatatatgtaacaaaacatttgccgtgTCAACATTActcacatgtgcaattcagtgacattgtgttcctcatgttgtacaaccatcaccgttacctctttccaaaatttttcatcacacttcacagaaactcagtgtcaccTAAGCAATtaatcccctccccaccccactgacctctagtaactactaataaacctTAGGTTTGTATACACCTGCCTATATtccaaatatttcatataaatggaatcatacaatatttgtcctttggcgaTTGACTTGTTTCACCCTTTCTTTTGTAACTTTCTTTAAATAGCAGTCCTCTCTTGCTTTATCTCAAAGCTATTGAAATGTTAAACGTGCTGAGAGTGTGGTACTATGCATATAATAGGTGTTTTCTAAATATTGGTAGAAAGAATGAATGCTGTCCCATCCATACAGGTCCaaatgttcatttctttttatttttactgtggcTAGGGGGGAAAATTGCTGCAGTTTTAGGAGAATATTagctgtgtaatttttttttctctagcttGAATGGAATCTTCAACAAAAACTCACATGCACACCAAAAGGCTGGGAGAGGCTTAGTAAATTGAATGTAGGATTATTGTTTGTGTCCACAAAACAAAGCCCTAAATCACATTTAGCATAATTTGTGGCTTTAAATTGGACTGATTTAGCAAGGAGAGTGAAATAATCTCTCATCCTGTCAAAAAGGCGATACCTTCAGACCAGCATTTAATTGCATTGGCAAAGTAACTTTGGGAAGGTGGCAGTAATTCTGGCTGCATTATTTTTGGTTTGTGACTAAATTGAGATCATCATTTTCTCCTGGTTTCACTAATTTTCTTTATTGCTTTTCAAACTAATGGGATGAATGCAGTGCAAGAAAGCCTAGTGGCGGCTGCAGGATGTGCAGGGGGAAAGTGCGAGGCCTTTGGGGCTGGGGTTAGTCATTTGTACACTTGATGGTCTGGTGACAGATCAGGTAAGATGACACCCCGTGACTCAGCTGACACAGCCTCACAATTTTCTTTGTGATCATTTGTACAATGTGAATTGCTCAAAAATGTGTTACTGATTGTTGTtgaatgctgtcaagtcaattccaactcatagtgaccccatatgacagagtgaaactgccccataggattttctaggctgtaatcttcatgggagcagattgccaggcctttctcctgcagagccgctgggtggattcgagccatcaacctttcagttagcagccaggcgttTAACCATTGAGCCAGTACACACCCAAAAATGTGCTTTTGTAGCCAAATTGTTCAGGttgacctcatatgcattcatGGTGCTATTCAAGAGTGCAGTTTCTGGAGGTGATTCCAGCTGCCTCATTTATCCTATTAAAATTCATCCTTTAGTCACCAGTCCCCACAACCAGCCATTTCAGTAACTAATCTAGCTCATGGTCACCCTCCATCTGGACTCCTGCTCTCATTTTATCTGAGTCCGGAGTTTTCTAGTTCTTCACAGTACCTTCCAACAATAAAAGCATTTCCCTTCCCTCTTACCAAGACTTCCCTCAAAAAGAAACCAGGTCATAGATACATCAGACATTTCATAAAACTGAAAATTATGACTCAGAACTCTAGAGAACAGTCTGCTTGTTCTCTTTGCATTTATTTCCACAGGGGCTTTTAAATTGGAGTTGTTGGAACTGCTGTATGCTTAAATATTTTAGATGCATGTTTGaaattttatatacaccttcGTAGTGGTTTTCTGCAAAGGTGTCTCTGCTTTTGAGGTGAGGCTTGAATAGCGCCGGGTCATCTGAAGAGTCTTGGTATTAGAGTTTACGTGGACCAAAGCTCATCGTCAGTAACAAGTGTTTGTGGAAAAATTGAATCTACGAATGGGATTGAAGAATTGCAATCTACTGAAAGCGTTTTTCCTACCAGTTTAGAGTTAGTACTTTTGAGGTAAAAGATGCCTTTGGCTTTAAATTTGCATTTACAAGTACGTGCTCTAGGGATGAGGAATATCACAGGTCTGGTTGTTAATTTTAACCTTTGATCTGGACGCCAGTATTCATGTCATGCAACTGAGTTGGTTTTTCATATTTCTGTATAATAACAGTGCATTGATCTGTTGCAAATCTGATgtaacctgtgtgtgtgtatcgATCAAGGTGCATTACTCCAGAGGCCAACATCAGAAACTGGCTAGGTTGAATATTTCATCATTTAAGGCTCAATTTAAGTTATTGTGATTTAGTGAATTGCTGAGAGGACAGctgttacggactgaattgtgtccctaccCCCAAATATGTGGTGTATATCCTAACCACTATGCTTgcggttataattccatttgggagtgggttgtctttgttatgttaatgaggcaggtttaaTATACccatacccacccagtgccttcaagtaggTTTAGTATAGGATGTgttttaagacaatctcttttgagatataaaagagattagacAAGCAAGTGAGCTAGCAAagatgggggaaaagagatgccaagccacatgaagatcacctaagagtagaagctcaaaagagacaaggaccttcttccagagctgacagaggagaaaaagcccttctctggagctggcaccctgaatctggacttctagccctctaaactgtgagaaaataaatttgtttgttaaagccacccattagtGTATAGCACCACTGGATAACTAAGGTTACAGCTCTTCAGATGTTGGATTATTTAAACAGCTTGACAATGTTTCATCATTCAGAGAGGGGTCTGGGGTTTACGCTCCTTCTGATGATGATgccagggaaagaaaaagaaagaaaccaacagGACTTACTGGACAATATATGACGGTTACAAGTGTATCTGCTTATCATTTTCGCTTATAATTTGTTCATGGCCCCAAATTTCTTGTTTGCCCTTTCTTACTTCCTGCTCTCCCTCCTCATCCCCATCTGGTACAAATATTGCCAATCAATCATCTAATCTTACAAGAAAAAACACTTCCACTTCTACTCGTTGGTGAGTTACTACGTAAGAAAAACCTACAAAGAATTAATGAGACTTATATGTGAATTACATGGTCATATTGGATTTACATCTCTCTTtgatttgaaagaaagaaaaaaaaaagtgttgctggCATTCCTTGCTGGGAGAGAGGTTTCTGTACTCACGCTCAGCACGTCTGTTTCCCTAGCTGTGCCACCCAACATAGCAGAACTGAAGAACTTGGAAGTGCTCAACTTTTTTAATAACCAGAttgaggagctgcccacacagatCAGCAGCCTTCAAAAACTCAAACACCTGAACCTTGGGTGAGTCTTGGTGGAGGGGGATCTAAggagagccagagagtgaagcagGGGAGGTATGAGTGTGGGCAGGGGATGGCCTTTATATCATTGCATGTTGCCGTTGGTTGTCATTGTGTGTTGTcgagacgattccgactcataggaaccctataagacagggtagaactgtcccatagggtttccaaggagctattggtgaattcaaactgctgagtttttggttagcagcctgagctcttaaccacttcgtcaccagggctccaaaagattGTCCCAggagtgcataaaaaaaaaaaaaaaaaacaggagtgcATAGGAGGTGctaatttctaatttctttttatgctttggattttcaaaaaagttttattgttttaatatgtcCTTTCATTGGCCTGCATGGTACATATTTGTTTGAGAGCTAATTGAGAAGCTAATTGTAGGTGCAATaagaaagttgttttttttttttctttttactgtattttgtttctattaaaattttatttcagttatgCTGACCAAGAAGAGACTTATTTGCATAGCATTACTGTCTGTAGGGGTGACTGTTGAGACTAGTTGTAATACAGTTGATTTTTTGCCCTGTGTTATGAAGTGCAAATGGTTTACAAAGCACCTTCCTCTTAGGGAAGGGAGGATACATTTTCTAACACCGCTTCGTTAATTCTTGCAATTCTTTTACACAGTAGAGAGGTTATAATCCTAAGTCTTTCTTATACAAAGGTGAAGAGAGGAGTTTTGATTCAGCTGAGGTTGCAGAACCAGGGAGCAGTGAATAATCATCATTCCTTGTATTTGTGTATTGCTTTACAGTGTTCAAAGTCATCGTGCCGATATTTGACCCTCTCCACAATTGTGAGTCGGGAGGGCAGACATTACTGCTTCCATTTTATAGAGAGGAACCCAAGCCCTTTCCGAGAGGTTAAGTGATGTGGTCCTGATGGCCCATCTGGTTACTAGCTGAGCTGAGGAAGGAATCCCACTCTGTGAACTCTTCATCAGACCCCACAGATGCCACCTGGAACTTGACTTTGGCTTTGAATTCCATCTTCATTATTGTAGCTATTAGATGAAACTGCCCCACTCATGCTTCATCCTTCACGTGAAGTAATACATTCACTAAATTATAGCCATTAAATGCTCTAGTTAAGTTAGTGATTTACGTGGAGGGGCAAAAGACGCTGGCCGAGTGTTTATCAATTTAATAGGAGGCAATAATGAAAAGAATATTTCATTCATGGAGTAATTTTTAGTTCATTCGTCCCACAGGGAGTTTGGTTAGTCATCTTATTTTGAGATTCACCCGTATGACACCCTTTTTAAGATCTGTGAGCATTCTTCTTCCTAATGTCTGAGGAAAGTGGGGTCTAAAGGTGGGGGAAACATCGTTTTAGATCAGATGGATTTTTCCCCCTGTAAGTTTGGAGATTATGTACCCATATGGCagagcagaaaaagaaaggatCCACACTGATGTCTTTGTTTTGAAGTTCATTACGTCTTAATACTTAATTTATATCTAAGAAAGAAGCTAAAACCAcatgtatttgtttattattttctgttaatttgttcatgtatttattaaataagttttttatgtacatttaaatatgtaaaatatatctatatgtatagaaatttatgtatataaatgtaGCTCATTTAATGAATGTATGAAAAATTAGCAGAAAATAATATACATATGTTACATCTatatacccacccagtgccctcgtcactatatatacatgtataactcctgtaatataaatattaattatattagtTATACATGAATATTTGTAGATGTATAAGTCATTctgatggtgtaatggttaagtgctcggctgctaataaaaaggttgacagttcaaaagcACCCAggagctctgcggaagaaaggcctggcaatctgctcacataaagattacagccaagaaaaccctatgggggtagttctactctgtcgcaccgGGTTGATGTAACTCAAAATCGACCAGATGATACGTAACAGCAACAATGATAACATACGTATTTATAGTGCTAGAACAGTATCTGGCACTTATAATAATATATAAGTATTAGCTGTTATTAGTGTCATCATTGTTTTATTACTTCATTTATTCGATGAAAGAAGTGCCTAGTCTACATCATGGACCTTGCTAGTGCTGGGATTCAAAGCTAAAATACACGGTCCCTGGCCCTAAGGAGCTCCAAGCATGGGGTGGGGAGCTGGGTGGCTGTgagagagcagagcagagcagcacAGCTAGGTCACTGATATGGTAGAGGTTGTAGGATGGCACTGGGATCAGAGGGGCGAGGAGCACCTTGGTCTACAAGTGAGATTCTGGAAATCTCCAAGGGGGTGGCACTTGAGCCAAGACTTGATGCATGGAAAGAACATCTCAGGCTTACAAGCAGAGGGCAGGTATTCCAGATTGAGAAATTGACATACTTGAAAGCTATGCCcataaaaaactgttgccgtcgaatcgattctgactcatagagcatGGCATATTCCAGAAATGACAAGTTTCTTGGGGTTGCTGAGTGTAAAGTGTTAGGCAAGGATCAGTCAGAGACTACGCTAGACAGGGAAGCACGACTGTTAGCCATTCATTCAGTTTACTGAGCTCTCCCTATGAACCAGGTACTGTACTAGGTACTGGCCATCCCCTTTATGGAGCTTACATTATAGTTGAGTAAATAGCCAATAAAGAAATAAGTGTCTATAATGGCAGAAAGTCAAAAGTTCTGATGCAGGGCCCCGTGTGTCAAATAAAGGAGCTCTGATTTTACCCTAGGGGCCGCTGAAGAATTTGGGCAGTGGAGTAATGGTGTGAGGTAAGGTCAGATTTTTGTTAGAAAGTTGTATGTGGAGGAGAGTTTGGAGGGAGGTCTAGAGCTGGAACGGCCAGTGAGGAGGCCAGATTCTCTTCCAGGAGAACGGGGGCAGGGGCAGTGGAAGCAGAGGCGGGGTTGTGTATGAAAAATATgtaggaggtgaaattgagaagacAGTAATGGATGGAAACGGATGATAACCTAGATTGCTCTCTTGGGCAGCTGAAATAGAAATAATGGACAGAGACAGGTTTGGGAAGAAGATAACGAGCTAAGTTTTGTTCCACTGGGTTGGGTGCCTTAGGACAGAGCTGTAAACTTCTTTTTGGTGACTGTATATTGGGTGTCTCCTTGTCCTCTTTGGAATTGTTTGCATTTCTGGCTCTCGGTGCTTTATTGATTGTGTGACGCTTTCTATATTTAATAAGGTAGCAGCATAGATGCAATTGTCAATGCTTGCACAAGGTTCTTAGTTCTCTGGGAAAGGAATTAAGATGGGTTTCAATATGGTTACACAACTCGGGGAATATAATCCATGTTGCTaagtggtacatgtagaaactgttgaattggtgtatgttttgttttgtatagtcccagcaacaacaaaataaataaaattatatatatataaaaaagatggCTTTCAATGAAGGATACTTCTGTACTCAGATGGCATAAAGAATTATATATGCACAACAGTCTTGGAggttactttgccaagcataaaaTCTATCTTGGGCTTTTTTTTACCCATCAAGAGGTGGAAAGCCGCTTTCCTCTTTcgttttccccattttcttttaGCTGTTTCTTGTGAGGCCTGTTTGGGAGGCGTGAACTGGATAGTGTCTAATATGGAGAAGGATCAATGCCTAGGATTATTTTTAGTGTCACAGTCCCTCCCACCTTtcaatatctgtcaacttgtatTAAAGTTTTTCCTTTAATCAGCTTCTGAGTATATTCAAAGGGAActacattaagaaaaataaagatcttGAGGAAAATGATAGATGATAGGAGAGAAAAAATTTCCCTTAGATTTCATTAGAGATAATTCTAAATGTTAGttgcagagcaaaaaaaaaaaaaaaaaaagtaattttttttctttcaattgggaggaataaaagaaacaaaagacagaaTTCTGAAAATTACCAAACTTGGTATGTACGTTTTGAGGTATTATCACTGCATTCATAAAGAAGTTTTGAAGTTTTTCTCTAGAAGGATGTTTTGTGATAATTTAAGTTTCTGTGTGAAACAGTGACTAAGCTTTACCTTTGGAGTAAATgacagctaagaagttttctaatGTTTCATGAACATACAGGTTCTCTAACAAATTATTCTGCTGATTAGAATAGCATAAAGTGGCTATAGAATACTGATACGCTCCTTTGCGATTTCAGCCTGTCATACATGACGCTTAGGCCTGAAGTGCAGAGTTGTTCCAAGTATTGTGTAAACATAGGCTTTGAGTGTGATGtcttggattttctttttccccaaccGCAGCATGAATAGGCTGAACACTTTGCCTCGAGGATTTGGCTCTCTACCAGCTCTTGAGGTCCTTGACTTGACTTACAACAACTTGAATGAAAATTCTCTTCCAGGAAATTTCTTCTACCTTAGTAAGAAACTTTTAATTCTATAAATCTCTTTAAAATGGTACTTTGCATTCTCAAAGTAAAAGTTATTTGCCGGGCCCAAACTCTAAGAGAAATTATtgggcatatatattttttctttacagaTTCCTTTTGAATATTCCTTCATAGCTCAGCAGtatgtatatttaatatatagTTATCTGACACCATTGGGCTGAAGTGGACTTAGTAATATCGTATTAACTTTCTAATAGAGATTATGTACCTAAATGAGACCAAATCTCACATTTAGCTAAGAAACCtgactttctttttaaagacTGTGCCAAAAAAATTGCTTCTTCTCATACTGCTATTAACTTTTTATAGAACATTTGCCCAAAGATATTCCAATCCattgtttataaaaatatccattaataaaccACTAGCCAGGATTCTTGTTTtgcgtcttaaaaaaaaatactattactGAAGTAGTTTATTTTTCCAGTACATGGCCATTCATTGAGAAATTGTTAGTCATAAATTAACACACTTTATCCTTTCATATGCACCCAAATTTCTtgctgaaatttaatttttttccttatatacATTGTCTTTCTAAGACCTTCTTAAGCACGGGACACCAATTCTAAAATGTTTTCATGCCCTGATTATTTCTGGTTAAGGAAAttgtttttgttacatatattaacATATAATTCTGTCAAATTTAAACTATTATAATATAACTAAACACCTGAAAACAAACTTAATAGAAAGTATTTCATTATATTTCTCCTTTTTGGTTGATGATAAGAAGATGCTTTAGGGCGTTGCCTTCAGTAGTTTGGGATCTTGTTATCATTGTGTAATGTTGTAAACAAATTCCTGATTACTGAGATTCTGCTTAAGTTATGCTTTGCTCTCTTAACTCCCTGTCATTAACTTAGccccttttgtttttgtttatttttgtcctTGAGGCTATGAAAACCAGTAATGGCAATTAGTCTGATATGGAAACAATGAGCAGGAATGAAGGCTCCCATCACTGgaaagccttttttttctttaatgtatttttatttacatgAAAGAGCCCTTTTGTTCTAGGTATTGATATAAGTGACACagtgattttctttgttttactttgaATGCAAATGGAGTAATAAATGTGAATCGGAagtaatagagaaaaaaaatagctGTCTTTTCTAAAAGTGCATTGAAACTCTGTGCCAAAAACTGCTGGTGCCCACAATTGTTAATTGTGTCAGTCCTCATGGATATAGCTGTTTTCCTGAACACACCAGCCATACAATAAGCCAGTAAATCTAAGTTTGACCTGCTTGTTATTTTTGCGAGCCCTAGGTATGTCACAGGCTTTTCACCAAGGCAGGGTTATTAATCAAAGCTGACACCCTCGTATTGATCAGACCTCAGATGGTTGGGTTCCATGCCACCTTGTTTATATACTGCTGTTTAATTTGCAGCCACCCTGCGCGCACTCTATCTAAGTGACAACGATTTTGAAATCCTGCCGCCAGATATTGGGAAGCTCACAAAGTTGCAGATAGTAAGTAATTTATCTAAATTCTTAGAAAATCAATTCGCTCTTGCAGTCCTTGTAGGAGTAGAATCAAGCCAATTTGAGGAGTAAGGTTTGTTTTGCAGGAATGAACCGGTACTCCTGGTAGAGTTTCTTGTGTATCTGTGGACACTTTGTAAACAAATTGAAAGGGTTGGGTCTTGGAAGAAGAGAGGGCATGGAAGAGGAAAGGGTCTCTGTTGGGCACCTCTTCATGTGAAAATTGTTTTGACAGCTCCTTGTTTTCTTATATTTAGCTCAGCCTTAGGGATAACGACCTCATCTCACTGCCTAAGGAAATTGGGGAGCTTACTCAGCTTAAGGAGCTCCACATTCAGGGGAACCGCCTGACCGTTCTGCCCCCAGAACTAGGTAAGATTACTGATCAACGATCTTGGTACTGggtttaattaataataattaccCAAATGCAACAATTCTGAACAACCCTCTTCCTTGGCAAATACCCTCCATCAAGACACTCGATTCTGATCATTTCTAGTCCCATTTGTCATTGACCAGTGTTCAGCTGTTACTGGTTTGACCTGTCTGGATGCTGTGTTCAGTAGCTACAGCACCCAGTGTCTCAGAAGCTGCTTGCTGATGCGAGATGACCTGCCTCAGCTCCCTGCACGGTGTAGTGAAAAGAGCCTGGGATGAGTAAGTAGGTAGAGTTTGATTTAAGCTTTTTCATTTACTAGCTGGATGATTCTGATTCAGCTCTCTGGATCCTGGGTGTCTACTATAAACTTTATCAAAccatcactctttttttttaatctcttaaaagattttaccaaatatttaaagtatttgttacaaagccaaaccaaaactcatGAATTTGACTGTCTCCTAATGCCATCTCCAGTGGGAATCATTACATGGGTTCTAGCTGGGGATTCTTCATAAGCAgcctcatgataaacggaaaaaacattgaagtggtcaagaatttcattctacttgcatccacaataaacgcccatggaaacagcaaccatgaaatcaaatgacgtattgcactgggcaaatttgctgcaaaatacctcttgaaagtgttaaaaagcaaagatgttactttgaggactaagttgcgcctgacccaagccatggtattttctcctgcctcatgtgcatgtgaaagctggacaatgaataaggaagaccaaataaatattgatacatttgaattatggtgttaacgaagaatattgaagataccatggactgccagcagaacgaatctgccttggaagaagtacagccagaatgctccttacaagcaaggatggtgagactttggctcatgtactttgaacatgttatcaggtgggaccagtccctggagaaggacatcatgcttggtaaaatggactgtcagtggaaaagagaaagaccctcaatgagctggtttgacacagtggttgcaacaatgggctcaaacacaggaatgcttgtgaagatggtacaggaccaaggtagtgtttcgttctgttgtagatacggtcactgtgagttagaactgactcagcagcacctaacgacaacaaccctCTTtgcagaatccctgggtggtacataaTGGCTAATACagttggctgctaaatgaaaggctg
The DNA window shown above is from Elephas maximus indicus isolate mEleMax1 chromosome 4, mEleMax1 primary haplotype, whole genome shotgun sequence and carries:
- the RSU1 gene encoding ras suppressor protein 1 isoform X2; translated protein: MSKSLKKLVEESREKNQPEVDMSDRGISNMLDVNGLSVPPNIAELKNLEVLNFFNNQIEELPTQISSLQKLKHLNLGMNRLNTLPRGFGSLPALEVLDLTYNNLNENSLPGNFFYLTTLRALYLSDNDFEILPPDIGKLTKLQILSLRDNDLISLPKEIGELTQLKELHIQGNRLTVLPPELGNLDLTGQKQVFKAENNPWVTPIADQFQLGVSHVFEYIRSETYKYLYGRHMQANPEPPKKNNDKSKKISRKPLTAKNR
- the RSU1 gene encoding ras suppressor protein 1 isoform X1: MSKSLKKLVEESREKNQPEVDMSDRGISNMLDVNGLFSLAHITQLVLSHNKLTTVPPNIAELKNLEVLNFFNNQIEELPTQISSLQKLKHLNLGMNRLNTLPRGFGSLPALEVLDLTYNNLNENSLPGNFFYLTTLRALYLSDNDFEILPPDIGKLTKLQILSLRDNDLISLPKEIGELTQLKELHIQGNRLTVLPPELGNLDLTGQKQVFKAENNPWVTPIADQFQLGVSHVFEYIRSETYKYLYGRHMQANPEPPKKNNDKSKKISRKPLTAKNR